The window GGTTGTTCATACTGCTGACCAGCACTCACCAAAGGCAATGTAACCTCCATGACACCATGACAATGAGGACAAGTACACTCGATTGTCTGTCCTTCTTCAGCCTCAACAATAAACTGTGTTCCACAGTTATCACATGTTATCTGATATTTCATAACTTTACGTTGCTTAGAACTTTATTTGTAGCACCTGCCAAACTCTCGACATAAGTACCTGCCAAAGAACCACAAGCGGAGCGATATTCTTCGTCTTCAGCAAAGTGATTCATCAACAAACTAAAACTCTCAAAGTCGAAAACTTCAAAGCCACCACCATCACGCAAGAGTCCTTGTGCTTCGGCAAAATGCTTGTTGTTAGGACCAAAGAGAACAGGCATATCCCACACTGCAGCCTCGAGGACATTGTGAATTCCTACACCGAAACCGCCACCTACGTAGGCAACATCACCATAATGATAAATCGATGACAGCAAACCAAAACAGTCGATAATCAATACATCGGCATCAGCAACATTCTCTTCTGTTGCCTGTATGTAGCGTACTACCTTCTTATCCTTTATCAGTGAGAGGATAGTCTTTAGATGATCTTCTCCGATAACGTGCGGTGCAATGATAAGTTTCCAGTCCCTATTCTCATTAAAGTACTTGAGGAAGATTTCCTCATCAGGCTGCCATGATGATCCTGCCACAAAGACTTTCTTTCTATCAGTAGCATCCCTATTGACGAACTTCTCCACCAAAGGTAATTTCTTACTTGCCTCCTTGATTTGCAAGACACGGTCGAAGCGAGTATCACCCACAACAACAGCGTCAGAGATTCCTATCTTATTCAAGAGTTCCTTGCTCTCCTCATTCTGAACAAAGAAACGGCTAAAGCACTTTAAAACACGACCATAACCTCTGCCATACCACTTAAAGAAGATTTGATCTGGACGGAAAATGCTTGACACGCTATAGACTGGTATATCACGATACTGCAGGATATGCAGGTAATTATACCAGAATTCATACTTGATAAAGAACGCCATAACAGGACGAACTGCACGTAGGAATCTGCGCGCATTACCCACCGTATCTATAGGCAGGTAGGTAATGATATCTGCTCCCTCATAATTCTTCCTCACCTCATAACCAGAAGGAGAAAAGAAAGTAAGCAGAATCTTATATTGCGGATAGTCTTTTCGTATCTGCTCTATCAAAGGGCGACCCTGTTCAAACTCCCCCAATGAAGCAGCATGAAACCAAACGTATTGAGCGTCTGACTCCACCTTCTCACGTAAAATCCGCACAGCCTCCTGTTCGCCTCGCCACATCTTGCGCAGTTTTTCATTGAAAAGACTACCCACAGCGATACCAAACTGGATGGCATACATTATTATATTATACATACTCGGCTCAATTAATTTAGCCTTTCAAGATGCTTATCCCAACACCTCAATAGCCTTGTGCATACGCTTCAAGGTCTCCTCTTTGCCAAGGAAAGCAGATATATCGAACATTCCAGGACCCTTACCAATACCAACAAGGGTGAGTCGGAATGCGTTCATGATATCACCAAGCTTATAGCCTTTGTCCTCTACCCATTTCAAAACGATAGGTTCCTGACCTTCGACACTGAAGTCTTCTATTCCCTCCAAGACATCAGCAAGCTCGCTCATCTGCTGTGCAGAATATTCCTTCCAACGTTTCTTAACGGTCTTCTCATCATAGCTTGTTGGTGCAATGAAGAAGAAAGAGCAAAGTTCCCAAAGTTCCTTAACGAAGCTAACACGGTCTTTCATCATATGTACAACCTGTGTCACCTGCTCCATAGTAGCCTCAACACCATTGTTAGCTACGATTGGTGCAAAGAGTTGTGCTATCTCATCATCAGACTTACGGAGGATGTATTCGTGGTTAAACCACATACCCTTTTGATAGTCGAACTTAGCTCCACTCTTTGAACACTTCGTGATATCGAATGCTTTTACAAGTTCCTCAAGCGAGAAGAGTTCCTGCTCTGTACCTGGGTTCCAGCCCAAGAGTGCCAAGAAGTTGACTACTGCCTCTGGGAAATAGCCACTCTCACGATAGCCTGAACTTACTTCACCAGTCTTAGGGTCGTGCCACTCCAATGGGAACACAGGGAAACCAAGGCGGTCACCATCACGCTTACTGAGCTTACCCTTACCCTCTGGCTTCAACAACAAAGGTAGATGGGCAAAGCGTGGCATACTATCTTCCCAACCAAAGGCACGGTAAAGCAATACATGTAACGGTGCACTTGGCAACCATTCCTCACCACGAATAACGTGAGAGATTTCCATCAAGTGATCATCAACGATGTTTGCAAGGTGATAAGTTGGCAATTCGTCTGCGCTTTTGAACAGAACTTTATCATCAAGGATATCTGTCTTGATGCAAACATCACCACGAATCATATCATTGATATGAACTTCCTCACCTGGTTCTATCTTGAAACGAACAACATATTGTTGGCCATCTTCTATCAGACTTTCAACTTCCTCCTTTGACATTGTCAAAGAGTTACGCATCTGCAGACGAGTATGCGCATCGTACTGGAAGTTTTCAATTTCCTTACGCTTCGCATCCAACTCCTCTGGCGTATCGAAAGCAATGTATGCCTTACCAGCTTCTAAAAGCTGATTGACGTACTTTTTATAAATATCACGACGTTCGCTCTGACGATAAGGACCATGTTCACCACCAAAGCTTACGCCCTCATCAAACTTAATACCTAACCAATCAAAAGAGTCGAGGATATATTCCTCTGCCCCAGGAACAAAACGATTAGAGTCTGTGTCCTCAATACGGAAGATAAGTTTGCCGCCATGTTGACGAGCGAAAAGGTAGTTATACAAAGCAGTACGCACACCACCAATATGCAAAGCACCTGTTGGACTTGGAGCAAAACGCACTCTCACATTTCTTTCTGCCATTGTCTTAAATATTATATTTTCCTGCAAAATTAATGCTTTTTTTTGACTATCCGCTATATTTTTAGTATTTTCGCAAGTTGTTAGAGGATTAACGCAACAAGACACAACAGCTTGTTATAAGATTTACGAAACAATATATAAGATGATAAGATTCAAAAACATTAGCAACCCCTATTGGCGGAATATGGTTTCAAGAGTAGCCTTGGTCATCGTTGCCGTCGTATTGATAGTGCTATTTTTACCCCGTACACAAGGTAAACTTTTCCATTATGACGAAGGAAAACCATGGATGTACGGACAGTTGATTGCTAAGTTCGATTTCCCTATCTTTAAGACTGATGCTGCGTTAAAGGTTGAGAAAGACTCTATCACAAAGCATTTCCAGCCTTATTACAACATTAACCAAACGGTTGAACAGAAGAAGATTGAACAGTTTAAGCAGGCATACAAGGATGGTATACCGGGCTTGTCAAAAGACTATGTCGATGCGATTGCTCACCGACTACACGAAATCTATGAGGCTGGAGTCATTGATCCACAACAGTACTCTACACTTGCCAAAGACAGCAACCATTACATACGTGTCGTAACTGGTAAGCAAGCGGTGAGTGTACCTATTAATAAAACCTACTCTACTCTTGGTGCCTATGAGCAGCTTTTCATGGACCCTTTGTTAGGTCCGAAGCGTTCCGTACTTCAGCAATGTAATCTTAACGACTACATAGAGGCAAACCTTGTCTATGACAAAGACCGTAGTGAGACGGAGATGAATGATATGCTAAGTCTTATTCCGCAGGCTTCAGGCATGGTGCTGGAGGGGCAACGCATCATCGATCGTGGTGACATTGTCGATGCAAAAACCTATCGTGTGCTTAATTCCTTTGAGCAAGCAATGGAGAAACGCAAGGCTACTGAAGACGAGATAACATCTACCTTCATCGGACAGACCATCTACGTCCTAATCTTCATTTGCCTTTTCACACTCTACTTGGCACTCTTCAGAAAAGATTATTTTAACAAACCACGCTCCATATCGCTCCTTTATGTGATGATAGTCATCTATCCTATCCTCACATCCTTGATGATGGAGCATAACATTCTGAGTGTGTATATCCTTCCATTCAGTATGGCTCCGATATTCTTCCGTGTGTTCATGGACTCACGAACAGCCTTCATAGGACACATGACAATGGTACTTATCTGTGCGGTGGCTGTCAAATATCAATACGAATTCATTATCGTACAGGTTGTTGCTGGCCTCGTGGCGATTTGTTCTTTGCGCGAATTATCAAAGAGAAGTCAAATCTTCCTTACCGCACTCCTTGTCACAATTGCCTCTGCAGCAGTGTACTTATCACTCCAACTCATACAGGCAGACGATTTCTCAAAGCTTGACCGCACCATGTATTACCATTTTGCGGTTAATGGTTTCTTCCTTCTCTTTACCTATCCACTGATGTTGGTCATCGAGAAGACTTTCGGCTTCGTGTCTACCGTAACAATGTTTGAGTTGTCAAACACAAACAATGAACTGCTACGCCGACTCAGTGAGGTTGCTCCTGGTACCTTCCAGCATTCTATCACAGTTGGTAATCTTGCCACAGAAATAGCCAGTAGAATCGGTGCAAAGAGCCAGTTGGTTCGTACTGGTGCGCTTTATCATGATATTGGTAAGATGCTCAACCCTGCATTCTTTACCGAGAATCAGGCAGGCATCAACCCACATGACAAGCTGAACGACCTTGAGAGTGCACGTATCATCATCAGTCATGTGACAGAAGGTCTGAAACTTGCAGAGAAATACAACCTCCCACGCGAGATTAAGGAGTTTATTACCACCCATCATGGTGCTGGACTTGCTAAGTATTTCTACATACACTACAAGAATGAACATCCTGATGAGGAGGTCAACGAGGAGCTATTCCGTTATCCAGGACCTAATCCTTTCACCCGTGAACAGGCTATTCTAATGATGAGTGATACCGTTGAGGCTGCTTCACGCTCTCTACAGGAATACACCGAAGAGAGTATCAGTGGATTGGTAAACCGACTCATTGATGGTCAAGTTGCTGATGGAAACTTCACGGATTGTCCTATCACATTCCGTGACATCACCGCTGCTAAGGCTGTACTTATCGAACGTCTGAAAGCGATGTATCATACTCGTATTCAGTATCCACAGTTGAAAGCATAGAAGGTTGAGGACAACCACAAGGCAAACTCCTCTCCCCCTTCCTTCCAAAAGGAAGATACATAAACGCCAAGATACCTCACTAAGTTACAATAATAGTAACATAGTGGGGTTTCTTTTTAGGGGGACAGCCATTTGAAATGATAAGGTTTACCTCTTAAACTTAGAACTTAGACGTAATATCACACGGAGGAAAGGAGCTTATTAGCCTCCTTTCTTTAATATGGTAGCACTTAAGTTGTTAGAATTTTCTTTACAAATAAATCCGCAAAAAGACAGAAAATAAGGCTAAAAACGACCATTAACAACACCTTTGTAAGTTACTCGTTATCAGGTATTTGCAAAACCGCACTTCAAAAGGTGCTTAATTGGACTTCAAAAGGGCGTTAGTTAGACTCCAAAAGGGCATCTTTTGCAAGTTAATTAGGAGTCTTTTAGAAGCCAAAAGATCATGTATTGGTTTTAAGGAGCATAAAAATAGTTTACAAACACCAGCGATATAAGAATAAGTTATTTGTAGAAAACAAATAGACATCGTATCAAATCGCATTTTATCATTTAGCTTATCACCTTTTGCAAGACCATCTAATATGGGATAATAACACCCTGCATACGGATAAGTCTTTCTTCTATTCCCATTCTATTCATATAACGAGATAACCTTATGTTAGCCCTTTAGCTACCTAATTAACACTGCACATTTTAACTAAAAATGAGAAAAAACAAACGAAAATTTGGAAGTTTAGAACAATATTCATAACTTTGCAACCAAAATTTATAAGTTTTATATACACTTACGAAACAACAATGAAGTATCAGAAGACTGTCCTTGCAGCTGCATTGCTCGCAATGGCAACAACAACACAAGCCGGAGGATTGCTTACAAATACCAATCAGAGCATCGCATTTAACCGTAACTTTGCACGTGTAGGTGCTATTGGTATTGACGGTGTTTACTTTAACCCTGCTGGTGTAGCTTTCCTTGACCAAGGTTTTCATCTCTCTCTTAACTTCCAGAACGTATATCAGACACGTGAGATAACATCTACTTTCAGTGTGCCTGCATTCGCTAATACTCCTTACGAGTATCCTTTCAAGCTGAATGGTGGCAATACTACTGATGGCAGTAAGTTCTATCAAGGTAAGGCTTCTGTGCCTATCCTCCCATCTTTCCAGGTGGCATATAATAAAGACAAATGGAGTTTCCAAGCTGGATTTGGTTTGACTGGTGGCGGCGGTAAGGCTACTTTCAATGACGGCTTACCAAGCTTTGAGCGCTCAGTATCGCTCCTTCCAGCACTCATCAACCAGCAGTTGCCTACCTTTGCGGCACTTCTCGGACAGAATGAGACACCTGCTACCACTTACAGCCTACAAAGCTATATGAGCGGTCAGCAGTATAACTTCGGACTACAGCTCGGTGTTGCTTATAAGATTAACGAGAATCTCTCTGTATTTGGTGGTGCTCGTTTCAATTATATCTACAACAAATACCAAGGTAATATAACCAACATTTCAGCAAATGTGGGTGGAAACAACCAGAATCTCTACGATTATTTCCAATCAAAGGTTAACGCTTTGAACGAAAAGGCAAGTGCATTGCAGGCACAGGCTGTTGGTGCACAGACCCAAGCAGATGCGCTTCGTGCACAAGCAAATAAGACTACCGACCCTACAGCAAAGGCTCAGTTGTTAGCAGCTGCAGACCAATACGCAGCTGGCGCACAGAAGGCTACAGCAGGTGCAAAGCTTGTTCGCGCAGGTGCAGACAAGTTGGACAGTAGCAAGGAAAAGGTAAAAGACCGCTATTTAGAGGTTTCTCAGCGCGGATGGGGTATCACTCCAATCCTTGGTATTGACTACCGCACAGGCAAATGGAACTTCGCTGCACGCTATGAGTTTACCACAAAGTTCAATATTGAGAATAATATAACACGTGATGATACCGGACGTTACAAGAAAGGCGTGAACACTCCAAACGATATTCCTGGTATTCTTGCACTCGGTGCACAGTATGAAGTACTGAAGAACCTCCGTGTTATGGCAGGATATAACCACTACTTCGATAAGGATGCACG is drawn from Prevotella melaninogenica and contains these coding sequences:
- a CDS encoding 3-deoxy-D-manno-octulosonic acid transferase encodes the protein MYNIIMYAIQFGIAVGSLFNEKLRKMWRGEQEAVRILREKVESDAQYVWFHAASLGEFEQGRPLIEQIRKDYPQYKILLTFFSPSGYEVRKNYEGADIITYLPIDTVGNARRFLRAVRPVMAFFIKYEFWYNYLHILQYRDIPVYSVSSIFRPDQIFFKWYGRGYGRVLKCFSRFFVQNEESKELLNKIGISDAVVVGDTRFDRVLQIKEASKKLPLVEKFVNRDATDRKKVFVAGSSWQPDEEIFLKYFNENRDWKLIIAPHVIGEDHLKTILSLIKDKKVVRYIQATEENVADADVLIIDCFGLLSSIYHYGDVAYVGGGFGVGIHNVLEAAVWDMPVLFGPNNKHFAEAQGLLRDGGGFEVFDFESFSLLMNHFAEDEEYRSACGSLAGTYVESLAGATNKVLSNVKL
- a CDS encoding HD family phosphohydrolase, producing the protein MIRFKNISNPYWRNMVSRVALVIVAVVLIVLFLPRTQGKLFHYDEGKPWMYGQLIAKFDFPIFKTDAALKVEKDSITKHFQPYYNINQTVEQKKIEQFKQAYKDGIPGLSKDYVDAIAHRLHEIYEAGVIDPQQYSTLAKDSNHYIRVVTGKQAVSVPINKTYSTLGAYEQLFMDPLLGPKRSVLQQCNLNDYIEANLVYDKDRSETEMNDMLSLIPQASGMVLEGQRIIDRGDIVDAKTYRVLNSFEQAMEKRKATEDEITSTFIGQTIYVLIFICLFTLYLALFRKDYFNKPRSISLLYVMIVIYPILTSLMMEHNILSVYILPFSMAPIFFRVFMDSRTAFIGHMTMVLICAVAVKYQYEFIIVQVVAGLVAICSLRELSKRSQIFLTALLVTIASAAVYLSLQLIQADDFSKLDRTMYYHFAVNGFFLLFTYPLMLVIEKTFGFVSTVTMFELSNTNNELLRRLSEVAPGTFQHSITVGNLATEIASRIGAKSQLVRTGALYHDIGKMLNPAFFTENQAGINPHDKLNDLESARIIISHVTEGLKLAEKYNLPREIKEFITTHHGAGLAKYFYIHYKNEHPDEEVNEELFRYPGPNPFTREQAILMMSDTVEAASRSLQEYTEESISGLVNRLIDGQVADGNFTDCPITFRDITAAKAVLIERLKAMYHTRIQYPQLKA
- the gltX gene encoding glutamate--tRNA ligase gives rise to the protein MAERNVRVRFAPSPTGALHIGGVRTALYNYLFARQHGGKLIFRIEDTDSNRFVPGAEEYILDSFDWLGIKFDEGVSFGGEHGPYRQSERRDIYKKYVNQLLEAGKAYIAFDTPEELDAKRKEIENFQYDAHTRLQMRNSLTMSKEEVESLIEDGQQYVVRFKIEPGEEVHINDMIRGDVCIKTDILDDKVLFKSADELPTYHLANIVDDHLMEISHVIRGEEWLPSAPLHVLLYRAFGWEDSMPRFAHLPLLLKPEGKGKLSKRDGDRLGFPVFPLEWHDPKTGEVSSGYRESGYFPEAVVNFLALLGWNPGTEQELFSLEELVKAFDITKCSKSGAKFDYQKGMWFNHEYILRKSDDEIAQLFAPIVANNGVEATMEQVTQVVHMMKDRVSFVKELWELCSFFFIAPTSYDEKTVKKRWKEYSAQQMSELADVLEGIEDFSVEGQEPIVLKWVEDKGYKLGDIMNAFRLTLVGIGKGPGMFDISAFLGKEETLKRMHKAIEVLG